From the Bacteriovorax sp. Seq25_V genome, one window contains:
- a CDS encoding retropepsin-like aspartic protease, whose translation MNLFYCAVLAFFISFQSFSAEIKITKNIGPLVIVRIDGLDYLLDTGSNANFIDSSSLEALSTKLKRKPELDKFVNTFAGKSKSEGYELSLQVEDFKFGDMETYVMDTQKFNEKLDGINCCAGILGMPFLKKYPLEVNIIEKKVTFSKKLPVTKDLQKFKINIVGKDTITFKCDKFLYRLDTGSEVPVIFHRHIVDKYYLREQMYEQGFSGSGLPFFEVPNLSCSGIKLENIIGTYFYGSSGALTHTEVAGNVGGFILGEHYILNLSKKELYIAKKPMVFKVSSKKFTVRFEEKNKQPGHLSLNSQAKALIVNACAEASDIESCIKKVCEIEKQKICTFKRSGSALDDFTNFYFPLKTADCSLSRVVSELRERPIRYNFCWLKLFEVNHKEAYGDDVELSLPKSFESLKDKVVLRQIENIVHVASDYYCLAKHNRLFNEKDLNAALFPLSIRGMSFSRESLKTYGDWLKTADGKNCNQELIDTYGVGINKKIDKKFTKNNLIVVNPWTILGDGTDHYDLNYRKTLQHELLHAVFSTDKKKREQAKSEWSALSEKEQESFKKAHPSYNFADEDILLREYFSYKYESSEALAK comes from the coding sequence CGGGATCAAACGCAAATTTTATTGATTCAAGTTCTCTCGAGGCGCTATCGACGAAACTTAAGCGTAAACCAGAGCTAGATAAATTCGTAAATACTTTTGCAGGAAAATCCAAAAGTGAAGGTTATGAGCTTTCTTTGCAAGTGGAAGATTTTAAGTTTGGCGATATGGAAACTTATGTGATGGATACCCAGAAGTTCAATGAAAAATTAGACGGAATCAATTGCTGCGCTGGTATTCTAGGGATGCCATTTTTAAAAAAGTATCCACTTGAAGTAAATATAATAGAAAAGAAAGTCACTTTCTCTAAAAAGCTTCCAGTAACTAAGGACCTTCAAAAATTTAAAATTAATATTGTTGGAAAAGATACAATTACTTTTAAATGCGATAAATTTCTTTATCGTCTTGATACGGGAAGTGAGGTTCCTGTGATTTTCCATCGCCACATTGTCGATAAATATTATCTTCGAGAGCAAATGTATGAGCAGGGTTTCTCTGGCAGTGGCCTACCATTTTTTGAAGTGCCGAATTTGAGTTGTTCGGGAATAAAGCTTGAAAACATTATAGGAACTTACTTTTATGGTTCTAGTGGAGCACTTACTCACACAGAAGTTGCAGGCAATGTTGGTGGATTTATTTTAGGAGAACACTATATTTTAAATTTATCTAAGAAAGAACTGTATATCGCTAAGAAGCCCATGGTATTTAAGGTTTCGAGCAAAAAGTTCACAGTGAGATTTGAGGAGAAAAATAAACAACCTGGTCATTTATCTCTCAACTCTCAAGCGAAAGCTCTTATTGTAAACGCATGTGCTGAAGCCTCTGATATCGAAAGCTGTATAAAGAAAGTGTGTGAAATAGAAAAACAAAAAATTTGCACTTTTAAAAGATCGGGAAGTGCCCTAGATGATTTCACAAACTTTTACTTCCCTTTGAAGACGGCTGATTGTTCGTTATCCCGTGTTGTTAGTGAACTAAGAGAAAGGCCTATTAGGTATAATTTTTGTTGGTTAAAATTATTTGAAGTAAATCATAAGGAAGCCTACGGCGATGATGTTGAGTTATCTCTCCCAAAATCTTTTGAGTCATTAAAGGATAAAGTTGTTTTAAGACAGATTGAAAATATTGTTCATGTCGCTTCTGATTATTACTGCCTAGCTAAGCACAATCGTCTTTTTAATGAAAAGGATTTAAATGCTGCTCTTTTTCCACTTTCAATTCGTGGTATGTCATTTAGCCGAGAAAGTTTAAAAACCTATGGAGATTGGCTTAAAACTGCCGATGGAAAAAATTGTAACCAAGAACTTATTGATACATATGGTGTTGGTATAAATAAAAAAATAGATAAAAAGTTCACTAAAAATAATCTTATTGTTGTAAATCCTTGGACGATCTTGGGGGATGGGACTGATCATTATGACCTGAACTATAGGAAGACTTTGCAACATGAACTTCTACACGCAGTTTTTTCGACAGATAAGAAAAAGAGGGAGCAGGCGAAAAGTGAATGGAGCGCCCTGTCAGAAAAAGAGCAGGAATCTTTTAAAAAGGCGCACCCATCGTATAATTTTGCAGATGAAGACATTTTGCTGAGGGAGTATTTCTCATATAAGTATGAGAGCTCTGAAGCACTAGCTAAATAA
- a CDS encoding c-type cytochrome: MTRLVIFCLFLSGLAIVMNFSSYNDIKLDSDRFNMEAAEKAHEAHVEELAELAKMHAEATTPKVISDDVVVEEKPLVELVTPALVRADKLYKQCIACHGKGGEGKSANKAPGIGGQFDWYISKQLTDMRDGVRVNQQMLSIVRKLSDQDIADLSAYVSKLPWGYKK, encoded by the coding sequence ATGACACGTCTTGTGATTTTCTGTCTATTTTTAAGTGGTTTAGCAATCGTTATGAACTTTTCAAGTTATAACGATATCAAATTAGACAGTGATAGATTTAATATGGAAGCAGCAGAGAAAGCACATGAGGCCCATGTTGAAGAACTAGCTGAATTAGCAAAAATGCACGCGGAAGCGACAACACCAAAAGTTATCTCTGATGATGTCGTTGTTGAAGAAAAGCCACTAGTAGAACTTGTTACACCTGCTCTTGTTAGAGCTGATAAGCTTTATAAACAGTGTATTGCTTGTCACGGTAAGGGTGGAGAAGGGAAATCAGCGAATAAAGCGCCAGGTATTGGTGGACAATTTGACTGGTATATTTCAAAACAACTTACTGATATGAGAGATGGTGTAAGAGTTAACCAGCAGATGCTTTCTATCGTAAGAAAACTTTCTGATCAAGATATAGCGGATCTATCGGCATATGTTTCTAAACTCCCATGGGGTTATAAAAAATAA